One genomic window of Phoenix dactylifera cultivar Barhee BC4 chromosome 6, palm_55x_up_171113_PBpolish2nd_filt_p, whole genome shotgun sequence includes the following:
- the LOC103705263 gene encoding uncharacterized protein LOC103705263 isoform X3 — translation MLFENHHRPKSSYILLDGEYVLSLLRAVNQKLRMIDLVDSSSWKDVLHDIYQKGITCQILNLRFSPIQKLSMTGKFMQLHTLKLDFSVHLTSFHASCFSCMPKLMRLSMCDTRVTNLWMTSAALSKLHSLVELRFQSCLCCYDTGPCSGKRVTSYAYEKIGSSSHHCYSYPESLSVTNENFRLQNMQESSIDRSPSTLYSDDDSFTNHELHQSTSEESSAESDLDISSDTQSIDNWTDISQDSDHELDGRTNSEISVNTSDLTISSSGHSSVPSTIRLFEEVIYSSTRMKNDICNTNMFEGLKNNSLIVHTSTDEIYSQLNHRNRFSADTIFIEDEEGCSSRESNLENTTETLDLAPENHPSHHSSPICFEKYYREYMIYSLPQLKVLDNFPVKNVEKEKAKAIFKKYYEHVPYNRQPKESVVSILQRREVGSNAFYQKYSQIKQPYCRESHHSFSRSLSAAKVSSALQPHLHPISKFRSGSRKETRSFCPRQFEYHPSNPGLMVFGTVDGELVVMNHESEKLVGYLPSAGALNSILGLCWLKNCPSKLIAGSDNGSLQMYDVCQMRSTVTDQYCSMNASVHTFDDFEQLTSVHVNSTDEYFVASGFSKNVALYDIGSGRRLQIFQDLHGEHINVVKFAHHSPTLFATASFDHDIKMWDLRQGPSRPCFSASSSKGNVMVCFSPDDHYLLASAIDNEVKQLLAADGRLHMSFSISSTGSSQNYTRSYYMNGRDYIISGSCEEDVVRICCAQTGRRLRDVSLEGRGSRNSMFVQSLRGDPFRAFHMSILAAYWHPFAKSEIVKVNLLQSDEGTEENSRACGRQASSSMGG, via the exons ATGCTGTTTGAAAATCATCATAGACCA AAGTCATCTTATATCTTGTTAGATGGAGAATATGTTCTGTCTTTGCTTCGTGCAGTCAACCAGAAGCTTCGGATGATTGATCTCGTTGATTCGTCATCCTGGAAAGATGTTTTGCA TGATATTTACCAAAAAGGGATAACATGCCAGATTTTAAACTTGCGCTTCTCTCCTATTCAGAAGCTCAGCATGACCGGGAAATTCATGCAGCTGCACACTCTTAAACTGGACTTCAGTGTTCATCTGACCAGTTTCCATGCAAGTTGCTTTAGTTGCATGCCAAAGCTAATGCGGCTCTCTATGTGTGACACAAGAGTTACCAATCTTTGGATGACAAGTGCTGCACTATCAAAACTACATTCCTTGGTGGAACTACGTTTCCAGAGTTGTTTGTGTTGCTATGATACTGGGCCATGTTCTGGCAAGAGAGTGACTTCATATGCTTATGAGAAAATTGGATCTTCTTCACATCATTGTTACTCTTACCCTGAATCACTCTCTGTGACCAATGAGAACTTTCGATTGCAAAATATGCAAGAATCTAGCATCGATAGAAGTCCCAGCACTCTATATTCTGATGATGACTCCTTTACAAATCATGAATTGCATCAAAGCACATCTGAGGAATCATCAGCTGAAAGCGACCTAGATATTTCAAGTGATACACAAAGCATTGATAACTGGACAGACATATCCCAGGATTCTGATCATGAGTTGGATGGACGGACCAATTCAGAAATTTCAGTAAACACATCAGACCTTACCATATCATCTAGTGGTCATTCTTCTGTACCATCAACCATCAGGCTTTTTGAGGAAGTCATATATTCTAGTACAAGAATGAAAAATGACATTTGCAACACAAATATGTTTGAAGGTCTGAAAAATAATAGTTTAATTGTCCATACAAGTACAGATGAAATTTACAGTCAACTTAACCATAGGAATCGATTCTCTGCTGACACAATATTTATTGAAGATGAAGAAGGGTGTTCAAGTAGAGAGTCAAACTTAGAAAATACTACAGAGACTTTGGACTTGGCTCCAGAAAATCATCCTTCACATCATTCTTCACCAATTTGTTTTGAGAAATATTACAGAGAATATATGATATATTCACTTCCACAATTAAAAGTTTTAGATAATTTTCCTGTCAAAAATGTCGAGAAGGAGAAAGCAAAAgcaatatttaagaaatactatgAGCATGTACCATACAACAGACAACCAAAAGAGAGTGTTGTCAGTATTTTGCAAAGGCGTGAAGTGGGGTCCAATGCTTTTTATCAGAAATATTCTCAAATAAAGCAGCCATATTGTCGAGAAAGTCATCATTCCTTCTCCAGGTCGCTTTCTGCTGCTAAAGTAAGTTCTGCTTTACAGCCCCATCTGCATCCAATTTCCAAGTTCAGAAGTGGGTCAAGGAAAGAAACTAGGAGTTTCTGTCCACGGCAATTTGAATATCATCCTAGTAACCCTGGTCTTATGGTCTTTGGTACAGTGGATGGGGAGCTTGTTGTTATGAATCATGAAAGTGAGAAACTTGTTGGCTATCTCCCTTCAGCTGGAGCACTTAATAGCATTTTAGGGCTTTGCTGGCTTAAGAACTGTCCATCCAAG CTCATTGCTGGCTCCGACAATGGTTCTTTGCAAATGTACGATGTTTGTCAAATGCGATCAACGGTTACTGACCAATATTGCAGCATGAATGCTTCTGTGCACACATTTGATGATTTTGAGCAGTTGACATCTGTTCATGTAAATTCAACTGATGAATATTTTGTTGCAAGTGGATTCTCAAAGAATGTAGCTTTGTATGACATAGGCAGTGGAAGGCGCctgcaaatttttcaagatcttCACGGGGAGCATATTAATGTTGTTAAGTTTGCACACCATTCCCCTACTCTCTTTGCTACTGCATCCTTTGatcatgatatcaagatgtggGACTTAAGGCAAGGACCCTCAAGGCCCTGTTTTTCAGCTTCTAGCTCAAAAGGAAATGTGATGGTGTGTTTTTCTCCTGATGATCACTATCTGCTTGCCTCGGCCATTGACAATGAG GTTAAGCAGCTATTAGCTGCAGATGGAAGGCTTCACATGTCATTCAGTATTTCTTCCACTGGAAGTTCTCAAAATTATACTCGATCATACTACATGAATGGAAGGGACTACATTATCTCTGGAAGCTGTGAAGAGGATGTTGTCCGAATTTGCTGTGCTCAAACTGGAAGGCGGCTAAGAGATGTTTCTCTGGAG GGTAGAGGTTCAAGAAATTCTATGTTTGTGCAATCTTTGAGGGGTGACCCATTCCGG GCTTTTCATATGAGCATCCTGGCAGCGTATTGGCACCCATTTGCTAAGTCTGAGATTGTTAAG GTGAATTTATTGCAGTCCGATGAAGGTACTGAAGAGAACTCCCGTGCTTGTGGCAGGCAGGCTTCATCCAGTATGGGAGGTTAA
- the LOC103705263 gene encoding uncharacterized protein LOC103705263 isoform X2, translating into MASDVSQLAARYLNACRKREVLPNSSILSSFLKVKHQKSRAEECCLKIIIDQLKSSDFPPLIDVLSMSNLSEIDAVDVWQKSSYILLDGEYVLSLLRAVNQKLRMIDLVDSSSWKDVLHDIYQKGITCQILNLRFSPIQKLSMTGKFMQLHTLKLDFSVHLTSFHASCFSCMPKLMRLSMCDTRVTNLWMTSAALSKLHSLVELRFQSCLCCYDTGPCSGKRVTSYAYEKIGSSSHHCYSYPESLSVTNENFRLQNMQESSIDRSPSTLYSDDDSFTNHELHQSTSEESSAESDLDISSDTQSIDNWTDISQDSDHELDGRTNSEISVNTSDLTISSSGHSSVPSTIRLFEEVIYSSTRMKNDICNTNMFEGLKNNSLIVHTSTDEIYSQLNHRNRFSADTIFIEDEEGCSSRESNLENTTETLDLAPENHPSHHSSPICFEKYYREYMIYSLPQLKVLDNFPVKNVEKEKAKAIFKKYYEHVPYNRQPKESVVSILQRREVGSNAFYQKYSQIKQPYCRESHHSFSRSLSAAKVSSALQPHLHPISKFRSGSRKETRSFCPRQFEYHPSNPGLMVFGTVDGELVVMNHESEKLVGYLPSAGALNSILGLCWLKNCPSKLIAGSDNGSLQMYDVCQMRSTVTDQYCSMNASVHTFDDFEQLTSVHVNSTDEYFVASGFSKNVALYDIGSGRRLQIFQDLHGEHINVVKFAHHSPTLFATASFDHDIKMWDLRQGPSRPCFSASSSKGNVMVCFSPDDHYLLASAIDNEVKQLLAADGRLHMSFSISSTGSSQNYTRSYYMNGRDYIISGSCEEDVVRICCAQTGRRLRDVSLEGRGSRNSMFVQSLRGDPFRAFHMSILAAYWHPFAKSEIVKVNLLQSDEGTEENSRACGRQASSSMGG; encoded by the exons GTTAAGCATCAGAAGTCACGTGCAGAAGAATGCTGTTTGAAAATCATCATAGACCAGTTAAAGAGCTCTGATTTTCCTCCGCTTATAGATGTTTTATCTATGTCCAATTTATCTGAGATTGATGCAGTTGATGTATGGCAGAAGTCATCTTATATCTTGTTAGATGGAGAATATGTTCTGTCTTTGCTTCGTGCAGTCAACCAGAAGCTTCGGATGATTGATCTCGTTGATTCGTCATCCTGGAAAGATGTTTTGCA TGATATTTACCAAAAAGGGATAACATGCCAGATTTTAAACTTGCGCTTCTCTCCTATTCAGAAGCTCAGCATGACCGGGAAATTCATGCAGCTGCACACTCTTAAACTGGACTTCAGTGTTCATCTGACCAGTTTCCATGCAAGTTGCTTTAGTTGCATGCCAAAGCTAATGCGGCTCTCTATGTGTGACACAAGAGTTACCAATCTTTGGATGACAAGTGCTGCACTATCAAAACTACATTCCTTGGTGGAACTACGTTTCCAGAGTTGTTTGTGTTGCTATGATACTGGGCCATGTTCTGGCAAGAGAGTGACTTCATATGCTTATGAGAAAATTGGATCTTCTTCACATCATTGTTACTCTTACCCTGAATCACTCTCTGTGACCAATGAGAACTTTCGATTGCAAAATATGCAAGAATCTAGCATCGATAGAAGTCCCAGCACTCTATATTCTGATGATGACTCCTTTACAAATCATGAATTGCATCAAAGCACATCTGAGGAATCATCAGCTGAAAGCGACCTAGATATTTCAAGTGATACACAAAGCATTGATAACTGGACAGACATATCCCAGGATTCTGATCATGAGTTGGATGGACGGACCAATTCAGAAATTTCAGTAAACACATCAGACCTTACCATATCATCTAGTGGTCATTCTTCTGTACCATCAACCATCAGGCTTTTTGAGGAAGTCATATATTCTAGTACAAGAATGAAAAATGACATTTGCAACACAAATATGTTTGAAGGTCTGAAAAATAATAGTTTAATTGTCCATACAAGTACAGATGAAATTTACAGTCAACTTAACCATAGGAATCGATTCTCTGCTGACACAATATTTATTGAAGATGAAGAAGGGTGTTCAAGTAGAGAGTCAAACTTAGAAAATACTACAGAGACTTTGGACTTGGCTCCAGAAAATCATCCTTCACATCATTCTTCACCAATTTGTTTTGAGAAATATTACAGAGAATATATGATATATTCACTTCCACAATTAAAAGTTTTAGATAATTTTCCTGTCAAAAATGTCGAGAAGGAGAAAGCAAAAgcaatatttaagaaatactatgAGCATGTACCATACAACAGACAACCAAAAGAGAGTGTTGTCAGTATTTTGCAAAGGCGTGAAGTGGGGTCCAATGCTTTTTATCAGAAATATTCTCAAATAAAGCAGCCATATTGTCGAGAAAGTCATCATTCCTTCTCCAGGTCGCTTTCTGCTGCTAAAGTAAGTTCTGCTTTACAGCCCCATCTGCATCCAATTTCCAAGTTCAGAAGTGGGTCAAGGAAAGAAACTAGGAGTTTCTGTCCACGGCAATTTGAATATCATCCTAGTAACCCTGGTCTTATGGTCTTTGGTACAGTGGATGGGGAGCTTGTTGTTATGAATCATGAAAGTGAGAAACTTGTTGGCTATCTCCCTTCAGCTGGAGCACTTAATAGCATTTTAGGGCTTTGCTGGCTTAAGAACTGTCCATCCAAG CTCATTGCTGGCTCCGACAATGGTTCTTTGCAAATGTACGATGTTTGTCAAATGCGATCAACGGTTACTGACCAATATTGCAGCATGAATGCTTCTGTGCACACATTTGATGATTTTGAGCAGTTGACATCTGTTCATGTAAATTCAACTGATGAATATTTTGTTGCAAGTGGATTCTCAAAGAATGTAGCTTTGTATGACATAGGCAGTGGAAGGCGCctgcaaatttttcaagatcttCACGGGGAGCATATTAATGTTGTTAAGTTTGCACACCATTCCCCTACTCTCTTTGCTACTGCATCCTTTGatcatgatatcaagatgtggGACTTAAGGCAAGGACCCTCAAGGCCCTGTTTTTCAGCTTCTAGCTCAAAAGGAAATGTGATGGTGTGTTTTTCTCCTGATGATCACTATCTGCTTGCCTCGGCCATTGACAATGAG GTTAAGCAGCTATTAGCTGCAGATGGAAGGCTTCACATGTCATTCAGTATTTCTTCCACTGGAAGTTCTCAAAATTATACTCGATCATACTACATGAATGGAAGGGACTACATTATCTCTGGAAGCTGTGAAGAGGATGTTGTCCGAATTTGCTGTGCTCAAACTGGAAGGCGGCTAAGAGATGTTTCTCTGGAG GGTAGAGGTTCAAGAAATTCTATGTTTGTGCAATCTTTGAGGGGTGACCCATTCCGG GCTTTTCATATGAGCATCCTGGCAGCGTATTGGCACCCATTTGCTAAGTCTGAGATTGTTAAG GTGAATTTATTGCAGTCCGATGAAGGTACTGAAGAGAACTCCCGTGCTTGTGGCAGGCAGGCTTCATCCAGTATGGGAGGTTAA
- the LOC103705263 gene encoding uncharacterized protein LOC103705263 isoform X4, whose protein sequence is MTGKFMQLHTLKLDFSVHLTSFHASCFSCMPKLMRLSMCDTRVTNLWMTSAALSKLHSLVELRFQSCLCCYDTGPCSGKRVTSYAYEKIGSSSHHCYSYPESLSVTNENFRLQNMQESSIDRSPSTLYSDDDSFTNHELHQSTSEESSAESDLDISSDTQSIDNWTDISQDSDHELDGRTNSEISVNTSDLTISSSGHSSVPSTIRLFEEVIYSSTRMKNDICNTNMFEGLKNNSLIVHTSTDEIYSQLNHRNRFSADTIFIEDEEGCSSRESNLENTTETLDLAPENHPSHHSSPICFEKYYREYMIYSLPQLKVLDNFPVKNVEKEKAKAIFKKYYEHVPYNRQPKESVVSILQRREVGSNAFYQKYSQIKQPYCRESHHSFSRSLSAAKVSSALQPHLHPISKFRSGSRKETRSFCPRQFEYHPSNPGLMVFGTVDGELVVMNHESEKLVGYLPSAGALNSILGLCWLKNCPSKLIAGSDNGSLQMYDVCQMRSTVTDQYCSMNASVHTFDDFEQLTSVHVNSTDEYFVASGFSKNVALYDIGSGRRLQIFQDLHGEHINVVKFAHHSPTLFATASFDHDIKMWDLRQGPSRPCFSASSSKGNVMVCFSPDDHYLLASAIDNEVKQLLAADGRLHMSFSISSTGSSQNYTRSYYMNGRDYIISGSCEEDVVRICCAQTGRRLRDVSLEGRGSRNSMFVQSLRGDPFRAFHMSILAAYWHPFAKSEIVKVNLLQSDEGTEENSRACGRQASSSMGG, encoded by the exons ATGACCGGGAAATTCATGCAGCTGCACACTCTTAAACTGGACTTCAGTGTTCATCTGACCAGTTTCCATGCAAGTTGCTTTAGTTGCATGCCAAAGCTAATGCGGCTCTCTATGTGTGACACAAGAGTTACCAATCTTTGGATGACAAGTGCTGCACTATCAAAACTACATTCCTTGGTGGAACTACGTTTCCAGAGTTGTTTGTGTTGCTATGATACTGGGCCATGTTCTGGCAAGAGAGTGACTTCATATGCTTATGAGAAAATTGGATCTTCTTCACATCATTGTTACTCTTACCCTGAATCACTCTCTGTGACCAATGAGAACTTTCGATTGCAAAATATGCAAGAATCTAGCATCGATAGAAGTCCCAGCACTCTATATTCTGATGATGACTCCTTTACAAATCATGAATTGCATCAAAGCACATCTGAGGAATCATCAGCTGAAAGCGACCTAGATATTTCAAGTGATACACAAAGCATTGATAACTGGACAGACATATCCCAGGATTCTGATCATGAGTTGGATGGACGGACCAATTCAGAAATTTCAGTAAACACATCAGACCTTACCATATCATCTAGTGGTCATTCTTCTGTACCATCAACCATCAGGCTTTTTGAGGAAGTCATATATTCTAGTACAAGAATGAAAAATGACATTTGCAACACAAATATGTTTGAAGGTCTGAAAAATAATAGTTTAATTGTCCATACAAGTACAGATGAAATTTACAGTCAACTTAACCATAGGAATCGATTCTCTGCTGACACAATATTTATTGAAGATGAAGAAGGGTGTTCAAGTAGAGAGTCAAACTTAGAAAATACTACAGAGACTTTGGACTTGGCTCCAGAAAATCATCCTTCACATCATTCTTCACCAATTTGTTTTGAGAAATATTACAGAGAATATATGATATATTCACTTCCACAATTAAAAGTTTTAGATAATTTTCCTGTCAAAAATGTCGAGAAGGAGAAAGCAAAAgcaatatttaagaaatactatgAGCATGTACCATACAACAGACAACCAAAAGAGAGTGTTGTCAGTATTTTGCAAAGGCGTGAAGTGGGGTCCAATGCTTTTTATCAGAAATATTCTCAAATAAAGCAGCCATATTGTCGAGAAAGTCATCATTCCTTCTCCAGGTCGCTTTCTGCTGCTAAAGTAAGTTCTGCTTTACAGCCCCATCTGCATCCAATTTCCAAGTTCAGAAGTGGGTCAAGGAAAGAAACTAGGAGTTTCTGTCCACGGCAATTTGAATATCATCCTAGTAACCCTGGTCTTATGGTCTTTGGTACAGTGGATGGGGAGCTTGTTGTTATGAATCATGAAAGTGAGAAACTTGTTGGCTATCTCCCTTCAGCTGGAGCACTTAATAGCATTTTAGGGCTTTGCTGGCTTAAGAACTGTCCATCCAAG CTCATTGCTGGCTCCGACAATGGTTCTTTGCAAATGTACGATGTTTGTCAAATGCGATCAACGGTTACTGACCAATATTGCAGCATGAATGCTTCTGTGCACACATTTGATGATTTTGAGCAGTTGACATCTGTTCATGTAAATTCAACTGATGAATATTTTGTTGCAAGTGGATTCTCAAAGAATGTAGCTTTGTATGACATAGGCAGTGGAAGGCGCctgcaaatttttcaagatcttCACGGGGAGCATATTAATGTTGTTAAGTTTGCACACCATTCCCCTACTCTCTTTGCTACTGCATCCTTTGatcatgatatcaagatgtggGACTTAAGGCAAGGACCCTCAAGGCCCTGTTTTTCAGCTTCTAGCTCAAAAGGAAATGTGATGGTGTGTTTTTCTCCTGATGATCACTATCTGCTTGCCTCGGCCATTGACAATGAG GTTAAGCAGCTATTAGCTGCAGATGGAAGGCTTCACATGTCATTCAGTATTTCTTCCACTGGAAGTTCTCAAAATTATACTCGATCATACTACATGAATGGAAGGGACTACATTATCTCTGGAAGCTGTGAAGAGGATGTTGTCCGAATTTGCTGTGCTCAAACTGGAAGGCGGCTAAGAGATGTTTCTCTGGAG GGTAGAGGTTCAAGAAATTCTATGTTTGTGCAATCTTTGAGGGGTGACCCATTCCGG GCTTTTCATATGAGCATCCTGGCAGCGTATTGGCACCCATTTGCTAAGTCTGAGATTGTTAAG GTGAATTTATTGCAGTCCGATGAAGGTACTGAAGAGAACTCCCGTGCTTGTGGCAGGCAGGCTTCATCCAGTATGGGAGGTTAA
- the LOC103705263 gene encoding uncharacterized protein LOC103705263 isoform X1, translated as MQEKRLTRCFPLCFLSQELRNSRRHSSLFAIHLPLRPPHFFTPTSLLRGEERWEIGHGLRCLPVGSQVKHQKSRAEECCLKIIIDQLKSSDFPPLIDVLSMSNLSEIDAVDVWQKSSYILLDGEYVLSLLRAVNQKLRMIDLVDSSSWKDVLHDIYQKGITCQILNLRFSPIQKLSMTGKFMQLHTLKLDFSVHLTSFHASCFSCMPKLMRLSMCDTRVTNLWMTSAALSKLHSLVELRFQSCLCCYDTGPCSGKRVTSYAYEKIGSSSHHCYSYPESLSVTNENFRLQNMQESSIDRSPSTLYSDDDSFTNHELHQSTSEESSAESDLDISSDTQSIDNWTDISQDSDHELDGRTNSEISVNTSDLTISSSGHSSVPSTIRLFEEVIYSSTRMKNDICNTNMFEGLKNNSLIVHTSTDEIYSQLNHRNRFSADTIFIEDEEGCSSRESNLENTTETLDLAPENHPSHHSSPICFEKYYREYMIYSLPQLKVLDNFPVKNVEKEKAKAIFKKYYEHVPYNRQPKESVVSILQRREVGSNAFYQKYSQIKQPYCRESHHSFSRSLSAAKVSSALQPHLHPISKFRSGSRKETRSFCPRQFEYHPSNPGLMVFGTVDGELVVMNHESEKLVGYLPSAGALNSILGLCWLKNCPSKLIAGSDNGSLQMYDVCQMRSTVTDQYCSMNASVHTFDDFEQLTSVHVNSTDEYFVASGFSKNVALYDIGSGRRLQIFQDLHGEHINVVKFAHHSPTLFATASFDHDIKMWDLRQGPSRPCFSASSSKGNVMVCFSPDDHYLLASAIDNEVKQLLAADGRLHMSFSISSTGSSQNYTRSYYMNGRDYIISGSCEEDVVRICCAQTGRRLRDVSLEGRGSRNSMFVQSLRGDPFRAFHMSILAAYWHPFAKSEIVKVNLLQSDEGTEENSRACGRQASSSMGG; from the exons GTTAAGCATCAGAAGTCACGTGCAGAAGAATGCTGTTTGAAAATCATCATAGACCAGTTAAAGAGCTCTGATTTTCCTCCGCTTATAGATGTTTTATCTATGTCCAATTTATCTGAGATTGATGCAGTTGATGTATGGCAGAAGTCATCTTATATCTTGTTAGATGGAGAATATGTTCTGTCTTTGCTTCGTGCAGTCAACCAGAAGCTTCGGATGATTGATCTCGTTGATTCGTCATCCTGGAAAGATGTTTTGCA TGATATTTACCAAAAAGGGATAACATGCCAGATTTTAAACTTGCGCTTCTCTCCTATTCAGAAGCTCAGCATGACCGGGAAATTCATGCAGCTGCACACTCTTAAACTGGACTTCAGTGTTCATCTGACCAGTTTCCATGCAAGTTGCTTTAGTTGCATGCCAAAGCTAATGCGGCTCTCTATGTGTGACACAAGAGTTACCAATCTTTGGATGACAAGTGCTGCACTATCAAAACTACATTCCTTGGTGGAACTACGTTTCCAGAGTTGTTTGTGTTGCTATGATACTGGGCCATGTTCTGGCAAGAGAGTGACTTCATATGCTTATGAGAAAATTGGATCTTCTTCACATCATTGTTACTCTTACCCTGAATCACTCTCTGTGACCAATGAGAACTTTCGATTGCAAAATATGCAAGAATCTAGCATCGATAGAAGTCCCAGCACTCTATATTCTGATGATGACTCCTTTACAAATCATGAATTGCATCAAAGCACATCTGAGGAATCATCAGCTGAAAGCGACCTAGATATTTCAAGTGATACACAAAGCATTGATAACTGGACAGACATATCCCAGGATTCTGATCATGAGTTGGATGGACGGACCAATTCAGAAATTTCAGTAAACACATCAGACCTTACCATATCATCTAGTGGTCATTCTTCTGTACCATCAACCATCAGGCTTTTTGAGGAAGTCATATATTCTAGTACAAGAATGAAAAATGACATTTGCAACACAAATATGTTTGAAGGTCTGAAAAATAATAGTTTAATTGTCCATACAAGTACAGATGAAATTTACAGTCAACTTAACCATAGGAATCGATTCTCTGCTGACACAATATTTATTGAAGATGAAGAAGGGTGTTCAAGTAGAGAGTCAAACTTAGAAAATACTACAGAGACTTTGGACTTGGCTCCAGAAAATCATCCTTCACATCATTCTTCACCAATTTGTTTTGAGAAATATTACAGAGAATATATGATATATTCACTTCCACAATTAAAAGTTTTAGATAATTTTCCTGTCAAAAATGTCGAGAAGGAGAAAGCAAAAgcaatatttaagaaatactatgAGCATGTACCATACAACAGACAACCAAAAGAGAGTGTTGTCAGTATTTTGCAAAGGCGTGAAGTGGGGTCCAATGCTTTTTATCAGAAATATTCTCAAATAAAGCAGCCATATTGTCGAGAAAGTCATCATTCCTTCTCCAGGTCGCTTTCTGCTGCTAAAGTAAGTTCTGCTTTACAGCCCCATCTGCATCCAATTTCCAAGTTCAGAAGTGGGTCAAGGAAAGAAACTAGGAGTTTCTGTCCACGGCAATTTGAATATCATCCTAGTAACCCTGGTCTTATGGTCTTTGGTACAGTGGATGGGGAGCTTGTTGTTATGAATCATGAAAGTGAGAAACTTGTTGGCTATCTCCCTTCAGCTGGAGCACTTAATAGCATTTTAGGGCTTTGCTGGCTTAAGAACTGTCCATCCAAG CTCATTGCTGGCTCCGACAATGGTTCTTTGCAAATGTACGATGTTTGTCAAATGCGATCAACGGTTACTGACCAATATTGCAGCATGAATGCTTCTGTGCACACATTTGATGATTTTGAGCAGTTGACATCTGTTCATGTAAATTCAACTGATGAATATTTTGTTGCAAGTGGATTCTCAAAGAATGTAGCTTTGTATGACATAGGCAGTGGAAGGCGCctgcaaatttttcaagatcttCACGGGGAGCATATTAATGTTGTTAAGTTTGCACACCATTCCCCTACTCTCTTTGCTACTGCATCCTTTGatcatgatatcaagatgtggGACTTAAGGCAAGGACCCTCAAGGCCCTGTTTTTCAGCTTCTAGCTCAAAAGGAAATGTGATGGTGTGTTTTTCTCCTGATGATCACTATCTGCTTGCCTCGGCCATTGACAATGAG GTTAAGCAGCTATTAGCTGCAGATGGAAGGCTTCACATGTCATTCAGTATTTCTTCCACTGGAAGTTCTCAAAATTATACTCGATCATACTACATGAATGGAAGGGACTACATTATCTCTGGAAGCTGTGAAGAGGATGTTGTCCGAATTTGCTGTGCTCAAACTGGAAGGCGGCTAAGAGATGTTTCTCTGGAG GGTAGAGGTTCAAGAAATTCTATGTTTGTGCAATCTTTGAGGGGTGACCCATTCCGG GCTTTTCATATGAGCATCCTGGCAGCGTATTGGCACCCATTTGCTAAGTCTGAGATTGTTAAG GTGAATTTATTGCAGTCCGATGAAGGTACTGAAGAGAACTCCCGTGCTTGTGGCAGGCAGGCTTCATCCAGTATGGGAGGTTAA